A window from Gossypium raimondii isolate GPD5lz chromosome 7, ASM2569854v1, whole genome shotgun sequence encodes these proteins:
- the LOC105788023 gene encoding reticulon-like protein B9: protein MPINKSYESDDETTTPRVNFFGRERPVHAILGGGKVADVLLWRNQKLAATLLFGVTAIWYLFEVVEYNFVTLFCHICITTMLIVFIRSITAEYFGWNPPKIPELISNEDAFREVVSTFHRRLNELLRKFLHIAGGNDPLYFFSVLTSLYIISVIGSIFNFLDLLFVGFLCMETLPYLYARYEKEVEYHAGQMTKKASKMYKRFDSRVLNKIPRGPVKEKKRT from the exons ATGCCGATAAACAAATCCTATGAGTCCGACGATGAGACCACCACACCACGGGTAAATTTCTTTGGACGTGAAAGGCCTGTGCATGCTATTCTTGGAGGAGGAAAag TTGCGGATGTGTTACTGTGGAGGAACCAAAAATTAGCAGCCACATTATTATTTGGAGTAACAGCGATATGGTATCTTTTCGAGGTGGTTGAATACAATTTCGTCACCCTCTTCTGTCACATCTGCATCACCACAATGCTTATCGTCTTCATCCGGAGCATCACTGCTGAATATTTTGGATG GAATCCTCCGAAGATCCCTGAGTTGATATCCAACGAAGATGCCTTCAGAGAAGTAGTTTCCACCTTCCACAGGAGGTTGAATGAATTATTGCGAAAATTCCTTCACATTGCTGGTGGAAATGACCCACTATACTTCTTTTCG GTACTTACTTCTCTGTACATAATATCAGTGATAGGATCAATTTTCAACTTCTTGGATCTCCTGTTCGTTG GCTTTCTATGCATGGAAACGTTGCCGTATCTGTATGCTAGGTATGAGAAGGAAGTTGAGTATCATGCTGGCCAAATGACCAAAAAGGCCAGCAAAATGTACAAAAGGTTTGATTCTAGAGTTCTTAACAAGATACCTAGAGGACCGGTTAAAGAGAAGAAGCGCACGTAA
- the LOC105788003 gene encoding L-Ala-D/L-amino acid epimerase isoform X5: protein MLSQFALSFFGKSPLNSSKPHEPLKFQLPLSNLYVKNSMKAPVTSSSSNFGFKELLETFTVEVQKAENKPLNVPLIAPFTIATSRLDKVENVAIRIELKNGCVGWGEAPILPFVTAEDQPTAMAKAKGACDMLKNCSFLTLEAVLGEIGDLLPGHQFASVRAGIEMALIDAVAKSIGLPLWRLFGGALNTIITDITIPIVSPAEAAALASKYHKQGFKTLKLKVGKNLKADIEVLQAIRAAHPDCSFILDANEGYKPEEAIEVLEKLHEMGVTPVLFEQPVHRDDWEGLGRVTHFAKSKYGVSVAADESCRSLADVKKIVKGELADVVNIKLAKVGVLGALEIIDLARASGLDLMIGGMVETRLAMGFAGHLAAGLGCFKFVDLDTPLLLSEDPVLEGSWSYLQIHKC, encoded by the exons ATGTTGTCTCAATTCGCCCTTTCTTTTTTCGGTAAATCCCCTTTAAATTCCTCAAAACCCCATGAACCCCTCAAATTCCAGCTCCCCCTTTCCAATCTGTATGTCAAGAATTCAATGAAGGCCCCTGTTACTTCTTCTTCATCAAATTTTGGGTTCAAGGAATTGTTGGAAACTTTCACGGTGGAAGTTCAGAAAGCTGAGAACAAACCCCTAAATGTTCCTTTGATTGCTCCTTTCACCATAGCCACTTCTAGGCTTGATAAAGTGGAGAACGTGGCAATCAGGATCGAGTTGAAAAATGGATGTGTTGGTTGGGGTGAGGCTCCAATTCTGCCTTTTGTTACTGCAGAGGATCAACCTACTGCTATGGCTAAAGCCAAGGGGGCCTGTGACATGCTCAAGAATTGTTCTTTCTTGACTCTTGAGGCAGTGCTGGGGGAGATTGGTGATCTTTTACCTGGCCATCAGTTTGCTTCA GTTAGGGCTGGAATTGAGATGGCATTGATTGATGCAGTTGCTAAGAGCATTGGTCTACCCCTGTGGAGATTATTTGGTGGAGCTTTAAATACAATAATCACTGATATAACA ATTCCTATTGTTTCCCCGGCTGAAGCTGCTGCATTAGCTTCAAAGTATCACAAACAAGGATTCAAAACTTTGAAGCTTAAGGTAGGAAAGAACCTGAAAGCTGACATTGAAGTTTTACAAGCAATTCGTGCCGCTCACCCTGATTGTTCATTCATCTTGGATGCTAATGAGGGATATAAACCTGAGGAGGCTATTGAAGTTCTTGAAAAATTACATG AAATGGGAGTGACTCCTGTTCTTTTTGAACAGCCAGTTCATAGAGATGATTGGGAAGGTCTTGGTCGTGTTACTCATTTTGCAAAAAGCAAATATGGGGTATCTGTTGCAGCGGACGAGAGCTGTCGGAGTTTAGCTGATGTTAAGAAAATAGTGAAGGGAGAGCTTGCGGATGTTGTTAACATTAAGCTTGCTAAAGTTGGAGTCCTTGGTGCTCTTGAAATTATTGATTTGGCTAGGGCATCGGGACTGGATCTCATGATTGGTGGTATGGTGGAAACCAGGTTGGCCATGGGCTTTGCTGGTCATCTTGCTGCTGGCCTTGGATGTTTCAA ATTTGTTGATTTGGATACTCCCCTTCTCTTGTCTGAAGATCCGGTTCTTGAAGG TTCATGGAGCTATTTACAAATTCACAAATGCTAG
- the LOC105788003 gene encoding L-Ala-D/L-amino acid epimerase isoform X3, translating into MLSQFALSFFGKSPLNSSKPHEPLKFQLPLSNLYVKNSMKAPVTSSSSNFGFKELLETFTVEVQKAENKPLNVPLIAPFTIATSRLDKVENVAIRIELKNGCVGWGEAPILPFVTAEDQPTAMAKAKGACDMLKNCSFLTLEAVLGEIGDLLPGHQFASVRAGIEMALIDAVAKSIGLPLWRLFGGALNTIITDITIPIVSPAEAAALASKYHKQGFKTLKLKVGKNLKADIEVLQAIRAAHPDCSFILDANEGYKPEEAIEVLEKLHEMGVTPVLFEQPVHRDDWEGLGRVTHFAKSKYGVSVAADESCRSLADVKKIVKGELADVVNIKLAKVGVLGALEIIDLARASGLDLMIGGMVETRLAMGFAGHLAAGLGCFKFVDLDTPLLLSEDPVLEGYEVHGAIYKFTNARGQGSFLHWENIE; encoded by the exons ATGTTGTCTCAATTCGCCCTTTCTTTTTTCGGTAAATCCCCTTTAAATTCCTCAAAACCCCATGAACCCCTCAAATTCCAGCTCCCCCTTTCCAATCTGTATGTCAAGAATTCAATGAAGGCCCCTGTTACTTCTTCTTCATCAAATTTTGGGTTCAAGGAATTGTTGGAAACTTTCACGGTGGAAGTTCAGAAAGCTGAGAACAAACCCCTAAATGTTCCTTTGATTGCTCCTTTCACCATAGCCACTTCTAGGCTTGATAAAGTGGAGAACGTGGCAATCAGGATCGAGTTGAAAAATGGATGTGTTGGTTGGGGTGAGGCTCCAATTCTGCCTTTTGTTACTGCAGAGGATCAACCTACTGCTATGGCTAAAGCCAAGGGGGCCTGTGACATGCTCAAGAATTGTTCTTTCTTGACTCTTGAGGCAGTGCTGGGGGAGATTGGTGATCTTTTACCTGGCCATCAGTTTGCTTCA GTTAGGGCTGGAATTGAGATGGCATTGATTGATGCAGTTGCTAAGAGCATTGGTCTACCCCTGTGGAGATTATTTGGTGGAGCTTTAAATACAATAATCACTGATATAACA ATTCCTATTGTTTCCCCGGCTGAAGCTGCTGCATTAGCTTCAAAGTATCACAAACAAGGATTCAAAACTTTGAAGCTTAAGGTAGGAAAGAACCTGAAAGCTGACATTGAAGTTTTACAAGCAATTCGTGCCGCTCACCCTGATTGTTCATTCATCTTGGATGCTAATGAGGGATATAAACCTGAGGAGGCTATTGAAGTTCTTGAAAAATTACATG AAATGGGAGTGACTCCTGTTCTTTTTGAACAGCCAGTTCATAGAGATGATTGGGAAGGTCTTGGTCGTGTTACTCATTTTGCAAAAAGCAAATATGGGGTATCTGTTGCAGCGGACGAGAGCTGTCGGAGTTTAGCTGATGTTAAGAAAATAGTGAAGGGAGAGCTTGCGGATGTTGTTAACATTAAGCTTGCTAAAGTTGGAGTCCTTGGTGCTCTTGAAATTATTGATTTGGCTAGGGCATCGGGACTGGATCTCATGATTGGTGGTATGGTGGAAACCAGGTTGGCCATGGGCTTTGCTGGTCATCTTGCTGCTGGCCTTGGATGTTTCAA ATTTGTTGATTTGGATACTCCCCTTCTCTTGTCTGAAGATCCGGTTCTTGAAGGGTATGAAG TTCATGGAGCTATTTACAAATTCACAAATGCTAGAGGCCAGGGTAGTTTCCTTCATTGGGAAAATATTGAATG
- the LOC105788003 gene encoding L-Ala-D/L-amino acid epimerase isoform X1, giving the protein MLSQFALSFFGKSPLNSSKPHEPLKFQLPLSNLYVKNSMKAPVTSSSSNFGFKELLETFTVEVQKAENKPLNVPLIAPFTIATSRLDKVENVAIRIELKNGCVGWGEAPILPFVTAEDQPTAMAKAKGACDMLKNCSFLTLEAVLGEIGDLLPGHQFASVRAGIEMALIDAVAKSIGLPLWRLFGGALNTIITDITIPIVSPAEAAALASKYHKQGFKTLKLKVGKNLKADIEVLQAIRAAHPDCSFILDANEGYKPEEAIEVLEKLHEMGVTPVLFEQPVHRDDWEGLGRVTHFAKSKYGVSVAADESCRSLADVKKIVKGELADVVNIKLAKVGVLGALEIIDLARASGLDLMIGGMVETRLAMGFAGHLAAGLGCFKFVDLDTPLLLSEDPVLEGYEEVIYIWLAGECWNSESDWFVKVARQTLPPGKSSECVQFRCL; this is encoded by the exons ATGTTGTCTCAATTCGCCCTTTCTTTTTTCGGTAAATCCCCTTTAAATTCCTCAAAACCCCATGAACCCCTCAAATTCCAGCTCCCCCTTTCCAATCTGTATGTCAAGAATTCAATGAAGGCCCCTGTTACTTCTTCTTCATCAAATTTTGGGTTCAAGGAATTGTTGGAAACTTTCACGGTGGAAGTTCAGAAAGCTGAGAACAAACCCCTAAATGTTCCTTTGATTGCTCCTTTCACCATAGCCACTTCTAGGCTTGATAAAGTGGAGAACGTGGCAATCAGGATCGAGTTGAAAAATGGATGTGTTGGTTGGGGTGAGGCTCCAATTCTGCCTTTTGTTACTGCAGAGGATCAACCTACTGCTATGGCTAAAGCCAAGGGGGCCTGTGACATGCTCAAGAATTGTTCTTTCTTGACTCTTGAGGCAGTGCTGGGGGAGATTGGTGATCTTTTACCTGGCCATCAGTTTGCTTCA GTTAGGGCTGGAATTGAGATGGCATTGATTGATGCAGTTGCTAAGAGCATTGGTCTACCCCTGTGGAGATTATTTGGTGGAGCTTTAAATACAATAATCACTGATATAACA ATTCCTATTGTTTCCCCGGCTGAAGCTGCTGCATTAGCTTCAAAGTATCACAAACAAGGATTCAAAACTTTGAAGCTTAAGGTAGGAAAGAACCTGAAAGCTGACATTGAAGTTTTACAAGCAATTCGTGCCGCTCACCCTGATTGTTCATTCATCTTGGATGCTAATGAGGGATATAAACCTGAGGAGGCTATTGAAGTTCTTGAAAAATTACATG AAATGGGAGTGACTCCTGTTCTTTTTGAACAGCCAGTTCATAGAGATGATTGGGAAGGTCTTGGTCGTGTTACTCATTTTGCAAAAAGCAAATATGGGGTATCTGTTGCAGCGGACGAGAGCTGTCGGAGTTTAGCTGATGTTAAGAAAATAGTGAAGGGAGAGCTTGCGGATGTTGTTAACATTAAGCTTGCTAAAGTTGGAGTCCTTGGTGCTCTTGAAATTATTGATTTGGCTAGGGCATCGGGACTGGATCTCATGATTGGTGGTATGGTGGAAACCAGGTTGGCCATGGGCTTTGCTGGTCATCTTGCTGCTGGCCTTGGATGTTTCAA ATTTGTTGATTTGGATACTCCCCTTCTCTTGTCTGAAGATCCGGTTCTTGAAGGGTATGAAG AAGTTATATACATTTGGTTGGCTGGTGAATGTTGGAATTCTGAATCAGACTGGTTCGTTAAAGTGGCAAGGCAGACCCTTCCTCCAGGTAAAAGTAGCGAATGTGTGCAATTTAGATGCTTGTAA
- the LOC105788003 gene encoding L-Ala-D/L-amino acid epimerase isoform X2, translating into MLSQFALSFFGKSPLNSSKPHEPLKFQLPLSNLYVKNSMKAPVTSSSSNFGFKELLETFTVEVQKAENKPLNVPLIAPFTIATSRLDKVENVAIRIELKNGCVGWGEAPILPFVTAEDQPTAMAKAKGACDMLKNCSFLTLEAVLGEIGDLLPGHQFASVRAGIEMALIDAVAKSIGLPLWRLFGGALNTIITDITIPIVSPAEAAALASKYHKQGFKTLKLKVGKNLKADIEVLQAIRAAHPDCSFILDANEGYKPEEAIEVLEKLHEMGVTPVLFEQPVHRDDWEGLGRVTHFAKSKYGVSVAADESCRSLADVKKIVKGELADVVNIKLAKVGVLGALEIIDLARASGLDLMIGGMVETRLAMGFAGHLAAGLGCFKFVDLDTPLLLSEDPVLEGYEVHGAIYKFTNARGQGSFLHWENIEW; encoded by the exons ATGTTGTCTCAATTCGCCCTTTCTTTTTTCGGTAAATCCCCTTTAAATTCCTCAAAACCCCATGAACCCCTCAAATTCCAGCTCCCCCTTTCCAATCTGTATGTCAAGAATTCAATGAAGGCCCCTGTTACTTCTTCTTCATCAAATTTTGGGTTCAAGGAATTGTTGGAAACTTTCACGGTGGAAGTTCAGAAAGCTGAGAACAAACCCCTAAATGTTCCTTTGATTGCTCCTTTCACCATAGCCACTTCTAGGCTTGATAAAGTGGAGAACGTGGCAATCAGGATCGAGTTGAAAAATGGATGTGTTGGTTGGGGTGAGGCTCCAATTCTGCCTTTTGTTACTGCAGAGGATCAACCTACTGCTATGGCTAAAGCCAAGGGGGCCTGTGACATGCTCAAGAATTGTTCTTTCTTGACTCTTGAGGCAGTGCTGGGGGAGATTGGTGATCTTTTACCTGGCCATCAGTTTGCTTCA GTTAGGGCTGGAATTGAGATGGCATTGATTGATGCAGTTGCTAAGAGCATTGGTCTACCCCTGTGGAGATTATTTGGTGGAGCTTTAAATACAATAATCACTGATATAACA ATTCCTATTGTTTCCCCGGCTGAAGCTGCTGCATTAGCTTCAAAGTATCACAAACAAGGATTCAAAACTTTGAAGCTTAAGGTAGGAAAGAACCTGAAAGCTGACATTGAAGTTTTACAAGCAATTCGTGCCGCTCACCCTGATTGTTCATTCATCTTGGATGCTAATGAGGGATATAAACCTGAGGAGGCTATTGAAGTTCTTGAAAAATTACATG AAATGGGAGTGACTCCTGTTCTTTTTGAACAGCCAGTTCATAGAGATGATTGGGAAGGTCTTGGTCGTGTTACTCATTTTGCAAAAAGCAAATATGGGGTATCTGTTGCAGCGGACGAGAGCTGTCGGAGTTTAGCTGATGTTAAGAAAATAGTGAAGGGAGAGCTTGCGGATGTTGTTAACATTAAGCTTGCTAAAGTTGGAGTCCTTGGTGCTCTTGAAATTATTGATTTGGCTAGGGCATCGGGACTGGATCTCATGATTGGTGGTATGGTGGAAACCAGGTTGGCCATGGGCTTTGCTGGTCATCTTGCTGCTGGCCTTGGATGTTTCAA ATTTGTTGATTTGGATACTCCCCTTCTCTTGTCTGAAGATCCGGTTCTTGAAGGGTATGAAG TTCATGGAGCTATTTACAAATTCACAAATGCTAGAGGCCAGGGTAGTTTCCTTCATTGGGAAAATATTGAATGGTAG
- the LOC105788003 gene encoding L-Ala-D/L-amino acid epimerase isoform X4, with the protein MLSQFALSFFGKSPLNSSKPHEPLKFQLPLSNLYVKNSMKAPVTSSSSNFGFKELLETFTVEVQKAENKPLNVPLIAPFTIATSRLDKVENVAIRIELKNGCVGWGEAPILPFVTAEDQPTAMAKAKGACDMLKNCSFLTLEAVLGEIGDLLPGHQFASVRAGIEMALIDAVAKSIGLPLWRLFGGALNTIITDITIPIVSPAEAAALASKYHKQGFKTLKLKVGKNLKADIEVLQAIRAAHPDCSFILDANEGYKPEEAIEVLEKLHEMGVTPVLFEQPVHRDDWEGLGRVTHFAKSKYGVSVAADESCRSLADVKKIVKGELADVVNIKLAKVGVLGALEIIDLARASGLDLMIGGMVETRLAMGFAGHLAAGLGCFKFVDLDTPLLLSEDPVLEGYEGILLLKLTVCVWFVWFL; encoded by the exons ATGTTGTCTCAATTCGCCCTTTCTTTTTTCGGTAAATCCCCTTTAAATTCCTCAAAACCCCATGAACCCCTCAAATTCCAGCTCCCCCTTTCCAATCTGTATGTCAAGAATTCAATGAAGGCCCCTGTTACTTCTTCTTCATCAAATTTTGGGTTCAAGGAATTGTTGGAAACTTTCACGGTGGAAGTTCAGAAAGCTGAGAACAAACCCCTAAATGTTCCTTTGATTGCTCCTTTCACCATAGCCACTTCTAGGCTTGATAAAGTGGAGAACGTGGCAATCAGGATCGAGTTGAAAAATGGATGTGTTGGTTGGGGTGAGGCTCCAATTCTGCCTTTTGTTACTGCAGAGGATCAACCTACTGCTATGGCTAAAGCCAAGGGGGCCTGTGACATGCTCAAGAATTGTTCTTTCTTGACTCTTGAGGCAGTGCTGGGGGAGATTGGTGATCTTTTACCTGGCCATCAGTTTGCTTCA GTTAGGGCTGGAATTGAGATGGCATTGATTGATGCAGTTGCTAAGAGCATTGGTCTACCCCTGTGGAGATTATTTGGTGGAGCTTTAAATACAATAATCACTGATATAACA ATTCCTATTGTTTCCCCGGCTGAAGCTGCTGCATTAGCTTCAAAGTATCACAAACAAGGATTCAAAACTTTGAAGCTTAAGGTAGGAAAGAACCTGAAAGCTGACATTGAAGTTTTACAAGCAATTCGTGCCGCTCACCCTGATTGTTCATTCATCTTGGATGCTAATGAGGGATATAAACCTGAGGAGGCTATTGAAGTTCTTGAAAAATTACATG AAATGGGAGTGACTCCTGTTCTTTTTGAACAGCCAGTTCATAGAGATGATTGGGAAGGTCTTGGTCGTGTTACTCATTTTGCAAAAAGCAAATATGGGGTATCTGTTGCAGCGGACGAGAGCTGTCGGAGTTTAGCTGATGTTAAGAAAATAGTGAAGGGAGAGCTTGCGGATGTTGTTAACATTAAGCTTGCTAAAGTTGGAGTCCTTGGTGCTCTTGAAATTATTGATTTGGCTAGGGCATCGGGACTGGATCTCATGATTGGTGGTATGGTGGAAACCAGGTTGGCCATGGGCTTTGCTGGTCATCTTGCTGCTGGCCTTGGATGTTTCAA ATTTGTTGATTTGGATACTCCCCTTCTCTTGTCTGAAGATCCGGTTCTTGAAGGGTATGAAGGTATTCTACTCTTGAAGCTGACAGTGTGTGTTTGGTTCGTCTGGTTTCTATg
- the LOC105787976 gene encoding kinesin-like protein NACK1, whose amino-acid sequence MTVRTPGTPARKIDRTPVTTPGGPKSKEEKIVVTVRLRPLSKREQLAKDQVAWDCKDDYTIVSKHPSQERTSQPPPFIFDKVFGPSCLNETVYEGVKTVALSALGGINATIFAYGQTSSGKTYTMRGITEKAVNDIYHHIMNTPERDFTIKISGLEIYNENVRDLLNSESGRNLKLLDDPEKGTVVEKLVEETVSNDQHLRHLISICEAQRQVGETALNDTSSRSHQIIRLTIQSTLRENSDCVRSFVASLNFVDLAGSERASQTHADGARLKEGCHINLSLMTLTTVIRKLSVGKRSGHIPYRDSKLTRILQHSLGGNARTAIICTLSPALSHFEQSRNTLFFATRAKEVTNNAQVNMVVSDKQLVKHLQKEVARLEAELRTPDLSREKDLKIQQMEMEIEELKRQRDLAQSEVDELRRKLQDDQQTSNPIELPRPSMQKCLSYSDVLSPKLDRKEIDHNDKTRKTLLRQSMRQSSTAPFTLMHEIRKLEHLQEQLGEEANRALEVLQKEVAYHRLGNQDAAETIAKLQAEIREMCAVRSIKKEVDVGTTIAPNRSVSANLKEEITKLHSQGSTIANLEEQLENVQKSIDKLVMSLPSSNQESNGEAASKTKNQSIKNSLLPLTSSNVANRQNFIKSPCSSLSTSQQIMEPDNEENRPPEDDDIVSKETLPESEKGTPARSEQVGDVSSKESTPYRRQSSVNMKKMRKMFQNAAEENVRSIRAYVTELKERVAKLQYQKQLLVCQVLELEANEAAGYNLEVDESAIEPEEPQVPWHVTFKEQRQQIMELWDVCYVSIIHRTQFYLLFRGDPADQIYMEVELRRLNWMQHHFAELGNASPAIVGDEPTVSLSSSIRALKHEREFLAKRLTSRLSVEERDALYIKWDVPLEGKQRKMQFINKLWTDPHDVKNIEESAQIVAKLVGFSEGGNMSREMFELNFALPADKSPWTVGWNQISNLLNL is encoded by the exons atgacAGTCAGAACTCCAGGAACCCCGGCCAGGAAGATAGACAGGACACCAGTAACAACTCCTGGAGGCCCAAAATCAAAGGAAGAGAAGATTGTAGTTACTGTAAGGTTGAGACCATTGAGTAAAAGGGAGCAACTGGCCAAAGATCAAGTAGCATGGGATTGCAAAGATGACTACACCATTGTTTCTAAGCATCCTTCTCAAGAACGCACATCTCAGCCTCCTCCTTTCATATTTG ATAAAGTTTTTGGACCTTCATGCTTAAATGAAACTGTGTACGAAGGAGTGAAGACTGTTGCGTTGTCTGCTTTGGGAGGCATAAATG CTACTATATTTGCATATGGCCAAACCAGCAGTGGGAAGACATACACGATGAGAGGAATAACTGAGAAGGCTGTTAATGACATATACCACCATATAATGAAT ACACCAGAGAGagattttaccattaaaatttcAGGATTAGAAATTTACAATGAGAATGTTAGGGACCTGCTAAATTCAGAATCTGGCCGCAATCTCAAGCTTCTTGATGATCCAGAG AAAGGCACTGTGGTTGAGAAGTTGGTGGAAGAAACAGTTAGCAACGATCAGCATTTAAGACATTTAATTAGCATTTGTGAAG CTCAAAGGCAAGTTGGTGAAACTGCCTTAAATGATACTAGCTCACGATCACACCAAATAATAAGGCTG ACAATTCAAAGTACTCTGCGTGAAAATTCTGATTGTGTGAGATCATTTGTAGCAAGCCTG AACTTTGTGGATCTAGCTGGTAGTGAAAGAGCTTCACAAACTCATGCTGATGGTGCAAGGCTGAAGGAAGGTTGTCATATTAACCTTAGTTTGATGACTTTGACAACTGTAATCAGAAAACTCAG TGTTGGAAAAAGAAGTGGTCATATACCGTATAGAGACTCGAAGCTTACTCGTATTTTGCAGCATTCACTTGGTGGAAATGCACGTACTGCCATCATTTGTACTTTGAGTCCAGCACTAAGTCATTTTGAACAATCTCGTAATACTCTCTTCTTTGCCACCCGGGCAAAGGAAGTGACAAATAATGCGCAAGTCAATATG GTTGTTTCAGATAAACAGTTAGTCAAACATCTTCAGAAAGAAGTAGCCAGACTAGAAGCAGAGCTTCGAACCCCTGATCTATCTAGGGAGAAAGACTTAAAAATACAACAA ATGGAAATGGAAATTGAAGAACTTAAGCGCCAAAGAGATCTTGCACAATCTGAGGTGGATGAGTTACGCAGAAAACTTCAGGATGATCAACAG ACTTCAAACCCAATTGAGTTACCACGTCCATCAATGCAGAAGTGTTTGTCTTATTCTGATGTGTTGTCTCCGAAACTCGACAGGAAGGAAATAGACCATAATgataaaacaaggaaaacatTGCTAAGGCAGTCTATGAGGCAGTCATCAACTGCCCCTTTCACACTTATGCATGAAATTCGTAAACTTGAGCACCTTCAAGAGCAGCTTGGAGAAGAAGCAAATCGAGCTTTGGAAGTACTCCAGAAAGAGGTGGCTTATCATAGACTAGGTAATCAAGATGCAGCTGAGACAATTGCCAAGCTGCAGGCAGAAATAAGGGAGATGTGTGCTGTCAGGTCTATTAAAAAGGAGGTTGATGTTGGAACTACTATAGCTCCTAACAGAAGTGTCAGTGCTAACCTCAAGGAAGAGATAACAAAACTTCATTCACAAGGTAGCACAATAGCTAACCTTGAGGAGCAATTAGAGAATGTTCAGAAGTCAATAGACAAATTGGTAATGTCTCTTCCAAGCAGTAATCAAGAATCCAACGGTGAAGCAGCCTCCAAAACCAAGAATCAGTCTATAAAGAACAGTTTGCTTCCTTTAACTTCAAGTAATGTTGCAAACCggcaaaattttataaaatctccATGCTCCTCTCTATCAACCTCTCAGCAAATTATGGAGCCTGATAATGAAGAAAACAGACCTCCAGAGGATGATGACATTGTCTCTAAGGAGACACTCCCAGAGTCTGAGAAAGGAACACCTGCAAGGAGTGAACAGGTTGGAGATGTCTCTTCAAAGGAAAGCACTCCATATAGACGTCAAAGTTCAGTTAACATGAAGAAAATGCGGAAGATGTTTCAGAATGCAGCTGAAGAGAATGTAAGAAGCATAAGAGCATATGTAACTGAGCTGAAAGAGCGTGTTGCTAAACTGCAATACCAGAAGCAACTACTTGTTTGTCAG GTGCTTGAGCTGGAAGCTAATGAAGCGGCTGGATACAATTTAGAGGTTGATGAGAGTGCAATTGAACCAGAGGAACCCCAAGTTCCATGGCATGTAACCTTCAAGGAACAAAGGCAACAGATCATGGAGTTATGGGACGTCTGCTATGTCTCCATCATCCATAGGAcacaattttatttgttattcagGGGAGATCCTGCCGACCAAATATACATGGAAGTGGAGCTTAGGCGCTTAAATTGGATGCAGCACCATTTTGCAGAACTTGGAAATGCAAGCCCAGCTATAGTAGGAGATGAGCCCACAGTGTCCTTGTCATCAAG CATTAGAGCCCTGAAGCATGAAAGGGAATTCCTCGCAAAGAGGTTGACATCACGATTGAGTGTGGAGGAGAGAGATGCATTGTACATTAAATGGGATGTACCCCTGGAAGGAAAGCAAAGGAAGATGCAATTCATAAACAAGCTGTGGACAGATCCGCATGATGTCAAAAACATAGAGGAGAGTGCTCAGATAGTGGCAAAGCTTGTAGGGTTCAGTGAAGGTGGTAACATGTCAAGGGAGATGTTTGAGCTCAATTTTGCATTACCGGCTGATAAGAGCCCTTGGACTGTGGGGTGGAATCAAATTTCAAACCTTCTAAATTTATAA
- the LOC105787997 gene encoding uncharacterized protein LOC105787997 codes for MHVSLQDKSKFSLLGQYGACVNYGQNGVEEDDLRKTCTHGVDGVCECYGQWSCGCLKFNGFLGQCRQVSMESNYWIKLAYESFRLQAKGIHWVPKLHHLHWKKEIVSQCDVHVILYETPTYGAHHFSL; via the exons ATGCATGTATCTCTTCaagataaatcaaaattttctttgttgGGTCAGTATGGAGCTTGTGTTAACTATGGTCAAAATGGAGTAGAAGAGGATGATCTGAGAAAAACCTGCACTCACGGTGTAGATGGAGTTTGTGAATGCTATGGACAATGGAGCTGTGGATGCCTTAAATTTAATGGGTTTTTAGGCCAGTGTAGACAGGTATCTATGGAAAGTAATTACTGGATTAAGCTGGCCTATGAATCTTTTCGTCTTCAAGCCAAGGGGATTCATTGGGTTCCTAAATTGCATCATCTTCATTGGAAGAAGGAAATAGTGTCTCAATGCGATGTCCAT GTTATATTATACGAAACTCCAACATACGGTGCTCACCATTTCTCATTGTGA